From Leptospira langatensis, the proteins below share one genomic window:
- a CDS encoding flagellin, giving the protein MIINHNISALRTNNVLKTVNHELDKTTEKLSTGMRINRAGDDALGFSVSERMRTQIRGIAQAERNVMDGVSFIQVTEGNLEQVNNILQRLRELSIQTSNGIYSDDDRKLVQLEVDQLIEEVDRLGKTAEFNKIRPLSGSYSKDSKNPIQLHVGPNQNEKLEIFVDAMNAGALQLESNGKKQTLSTPASSNAMIGILDNAIQKVNKQRSDLGAYYNRLEITAEGLQANYINMVSAESRVRDADMAEHIVDFTKNQILTKSGVAMLAQANMRPEQVVKLLSERFG; this is encoded by the coding sequence ATGATCATCAATCACAACATCAGCGCTCTTCGTACAAATAATGTACTGAAGACTGTCAATCACGAGCTGGACAAGACTACCGAAAAGCTTTCTACCGGAATGAGGATCAATCGTGCCGGTGACGATGCATTGGGTTTCTCAGTCTCCGAGAGAATGCGTACCCAAATTCGAGGAATTGCCCAGGCAGAAAGAAACGTAATGGACGGAGTGTCCTTTATCCAGGTGACCGAAGGGAACCTGGAACAGGTGAATAATATTCTCCAAAGACTAAGGGAACTCTCCATCCAAACTTCCAACGGAATTTATTCCGACGACGATCGCAAACTAGTGCAATTGGAAGTGGATCAGCTCATCGAGGAAGTGGACCGTTTGGGTAAGACCGCCGAGTTCAATAAAATCCGTCCTTTGAGTGGCTCCTATTCTAAGGATTCTAAGAATCCGATCCAATTGCATGTGGGACCAAACCAGAATGAGAAGCTGGAGATTTTCGTGGACGCGATGAATGCGGGAGCTCTTCAATTGGAGAGTAACGGCAAGAAGCAAACACTCTCCACCCCAGCCTCTTCGAATGCGATGATCGGGATCCTGGACAATGCGATCCAAAAGGTGAATAAACAGAGATCCGATCTAGGAGCTTATTACAACCGTTTGGAGATCACTGCCGAAGGACTGCAGGCCAATTATATCAATATGGTTTCTGCAGAAAGCCGGGTAAGGGACGCTGATATGGCGGAACATATCGTGGACTTTACAAAGAATCAGATCCTGACCAAGAGCGGTGTCGCAATGCTTGCCCAGGCAAACATGAGACCGGAACAGGTGGTGAAACTTTTGAGCGAAAGATTCGGTTGA
- a CDS encoding cob(I)yrinic acid a,c-diamide adenosyltransferase: MKIYTKKGDSGTTSLASGSRVSKSDKRVELYGTADELNSSLGVALSFLKEDSALRHGLENIQNLLFELGSELAGYKKKDNTSCILEEDILSLEKEIDLWEESLVPLKSFILPGGSAGSSFLHVSRTLARRLERDLVRYKDEGNEVFPEDLRFLNRLSDYLFVAARFANFESKIAEPQWKSRAKGQ; the protein is encoded by the coding sequence ATGAAAATCTATACCAAAAAAGGGGATTCCGGGACCACTTCTCTCGCATCCGGATCCCGGGTCTCTAAGTCCGACAAACGAGTTGAGTTGTATGGGACCGCAGATGAATTGAACTCTTCTTTAGGAGTAGCGCTATCCTTTCTAAAGGAAGACTCCGCACTCCGCCACGGTTTGGAGAATATTCAAAATTTGTTATTTGAATTGGGATCCGAACTAGCAGGATATAAGAAAAAGGACAATACTTCCTGCATTTTAGAGGAAGATATACTCTCCTTAGAAAAAGAAATAGATCTTTGGGAGGAATCCTTGGTTCCTTTAAAGAGTTTCATTCTGCCAGGAGGCTCGGCTGGATCTTCCTTCTTGCATGTTTCCAGGACCCTGGCCAGAAGATTAGAAAGAGATTTGGTGCGCTATAAGGACGAAGGAAACGAGGTCTTCCCGGAAGATCTTCGCTTCTTGAACAGACTATCCGATTATTTGTTTGTAGCGGCAAGATTTGCCAATTTCGAATCTAAAATTGCGGAGCCTCAATGGAAGTCCAGAGCCAAGGGTCAATAA
- a CDS encoding peptide MFS transporter produces the protein MEVQSQGSIKHPKGLFVLFFVEMWERFSFYGMRALLVLFLTKSWLMQDQEANRIYGVYNGFVYLTPILGGFLADRFLGYRRSIFIGATLMMFGHLSLALDQVSTFYLGLGLLILGNGFFKPCISTVVGRIYELEGKPDLKDSGFTIFYFGINTGAVLGTWACANLAEYKGWHYGFGVAALGMLIGLIIFGTFGRRVNAEAFSPTEIEKTASNDSEEDKTKNRERIYAILVFSAVTITFWASFEQMGSSLNLIIDRYVDRNIMGWEIPAANYQSLNPIFVMSLALVVSWIWKKFEEAGRHVSTITKFCFGLGILGTGYLILSFATSHNTEKFSSIWIILAILLHTIGELFVSPVGLSLVTKLAPNKIASMMMGIWFLATFFAHILAGELAGMMGGRESLSGFFLIFFLLPSAASFGLFLFRKKLETWMHGIK, from the coding sequence ATGGAAGTCCAGAGCCAAGGGTCAATAAAACATCCGAAAGGTCTATTCGTCCTATTCTTCGTAGAAATGTGGGAAAGGTTTTCTTTCTATGGAATGAGAGCCTTGCTCGTATTATTCCTTACCAAGTCTTGGCTCATGCAAGACCAGGAAGCGAATCGGATCTACGGAGTCTATAACGGATTCGTGTATTTAACTCCGATCCTAGGAGGATTTCTCGCAGATCGTTTCTTGGGGTATCGTCGTTCCATTTTTATAGGCGCGACCCTCATGATGTTCGGTCATCTTTCCTTAGCATTGGATCAGGTTTCTACTTTCTATCTGGGGCTTGGGCTTCTGATCCTAGGAAACGGTTTCTTCAAACCCTGTATCTCCACGGTAGTAGGGAGGATCTATGAATTGGAAGGCAAACCGGATCTAAAAGACTCCGGCTTCACCATCTTCTATTTCGGGATCAATACAGGAGCAGTACTCGGAACCTGGGCCTGCGCAAATCTCGCCGAATACAAGGGCTGGCATTATGGGTTCGGAGTAGCGGCCTTAGGAATGCTCATAGGTCTCATCATCTTTGGGACATTCGGAAGAAGGGTAAACGCAGAAGCGTTCTCCCCAACCGAGATCGAAAAGACCGCATCGAACGATTCGGAAGAAGACAAGACAAAGAACCGAGAAAGGATCTATGCGATCCTAGTCTTCTCGGCGGTGACCATTACTTTCTGGGCGTCTTTCGAGCAGATGGGATCTTCACTCAACCTGATCATAGACAGATATGTGGATCGAAATATAATGGGTTGGGAGATCCCGGCGGCAAATTACCAATCCCTAAATCCCATTTTCGTAATGAGCTTGGCACTAGTCGTTTCTTGGATCTGGAAAAAATTCGAAGAGGCAGGAAGACATGTTTCTACCATTACAAAATTCTGTTTTGGCCTCGGGATCTTGGGCACCGGATATTTAATCCTGAGTTTTGCCACTTCCCATAATACGGAGAAATTTTCCTCTATCTGGATCATTCTCGCCATCTTGTTGCATACGATCGGGGAATTATTCGTTTCGCCGGTAGGCCTCTCTTTAGTCACAAAATTAGCCCCAAATAAGATCGCATCCATGATGATGGGGATCTGGTTCTTAGCGACATTCTTTGCGCATATTCTCGCCGGAGAACTTGCCGGAATGATGGGTGGAAGAGAATCTCTTTCCGGATTCTTTTTGATCTTCTTCTTATTGCCGAGTGCAGCTTCCTTCGGACTATTCTTATTTAGAAAGAAACTAGAGACTTGGATGCACGGGATCAAATGA
- a CDS encoding C40 family peptidase, translating to MRIWLLLLFLFAQVSLQADPFEELLKSDWNQSQTLLIKNSVFQRLGRRANEKDVLKITKNVIPWAILEGVTPEKTADLIVNLDYAVRQGLTFEEAEDAIPVMSKRDLSKEDFSYIGLYFKETKKAFIREEVRNRFVEAALEKNWDGLSILAGGRALIAGKLVDFPQNRLATKVLSSLPAKGRTVPFDKLEAGFKNSLDSKLEGGSYILLSNLKKLHAGEKASEPKNLGNARAIDSSLDEVGGIVIGERPKFEPLPDAPLVPNLPEPGESSDYDKPTKEGWETLSASSLRKVAGEWVGTPYKWANAAKTGTDCSGFTYRVLTDGRIGVPEKMVSRASSAQTKMGTGVTHEEMRAGDLIFFSASPNQSKVTHVGMVLSKEEFAHASSSRGVVIDKIAMKWWIDRFVLSRRVFKKVID from the coding sequence ATGAGGATCTGGCTCCTTCTTCTTTTCCTATTTGCACAGGTTTCTTTGCAGGCGGATCCATTTGAGGAGCTGCTAAAAAGCGATTGGAACCAGTCCCAGACACTTCTTATCAAGAATTCTGTCTTCCAAAGATTAGGAAGAAGGGCAAACGAGAAAGATGTACTGAAGATCACTAAGAATGTGATCCCTTGGGCAATCTTAGAAGGAGTCACTCCGGAAAAAACCGCTGATCTGATCGTAAACCTGGACTACGCGGTTCGGCAAGGACTTACCTTTGAAGAGGCAGAAGACGCAATCCCGGTCATGTCCAAGAGAGATCTCTCCAAAGAGGATTTCAGTTATATAGGACTCTACTTCAAGGAAACCAAAAAGGCTTTCATCCGAGAAGAGGTCCGAAATCGGTTCGTAGAAGCTGCCCTAGAAAAGAATTGGGACGGACTCTCTATCCTGGCAGGAGGGAGAGCTCTCATTGCAGGGAAGCTCGTGGATTTTCCTCAGAATAGATTGGCAACTAAGGTATTGTCTTCTCTTCCTGCAAAAGGAAGAACTGTTCCTTTCGATAAATTAGAAGCAGGTTTTAAGAATTCGTTAGATTCCAAATTGGAAGGTGGATCTTATATACTTCTTTCTAATTTAAAGAAATTGCATGCAGGAGAGAAGGCAAGCGAGCCTAAGAATCTAGGGAACGCTCGTGCGATCGACTCTTCTCTGGATGAGGTAGGCGGAATCGTCATAGGAGAAAGGCCTAAATTCGAACCTTTGCCGGATGCACCTCTCGTTCCAAATCTTCCCGAGCCCGGAGAATCTTCCGATTACGACAAGCCGACAAAAGAAGGCTGGGAAACTCTCTCCGCTTCTTCCCTTAGAAAAGTAGCAGGGGAATGGGTGGGCACTCCTTACAAATGGGCAAACGCTGCCAAGACCGGAACGGACTGCTCCGGTTTTACGTACAGGGTTTTAACCGACGGCAGGATTGGAGTTCCTGAAAAAATGGTATCTCGCGCTTCTAGTGCGCAAACTAAAATGGGAACTGGAGTGACTCACGAGGAAATGAGAGCAGGGGATCTCATCTTCTTCTCCGCTTCCCCCAACCAGTCCAAGGTGACTCACGTGGGAATGGTTCTATCCAAGGAAGAATTCGCACATGCTTCTTCTTCTCGCGGTGTGGTCATAGATAAGATCGCAATGAAGTGGTGGATCGATCGATTCGTTCTTTCCAGAAGAGTTTTTAAGAAGGTCATTGACTGA
- a CDS encoding LON peptidase substrate-binding domain-containing protein has product MSRTTIPIFPLPEVILFPGTFLPLHIFEPRYRMMLDYCSESGEEMAIAPIKMEHFNPKDPHPEIETIFGWGTIVRKDPLPDGRSNILLEGKGIAKLESYETMDPFRIGIVEKIEPNSDYIEDQLFVETFDRILYLTKRILLSEGAKEDLILRMNDLWNHPFPVDFISSILNFNFQKKQEILAHPDQIAKAQLLANIVEEMNLGE; this is encoded by the coding sequence GTGTCAAGAACTACAATTCCGATCTTTCCTCTGCCCGAAGTGATACTATTTCCCGGGACCTTTCTTCCTCTACATATATTCGAGCCTCGCTATAGAATGATGTTGGATTATTGTTCCGAGTCGGGAGAAGAGATGGCCATAGCTCCGATCAAAATGGAGCATTTCAATCCGAAAGATCCACATCCGGAGATAGAGACTATATTCGGTTGGGGAACTATTGTCCGAAAGGATCCGCTTCCGGACGGAAGATCGAATATTCTTCTGGAGGGAAAGGGGATCGCAAAACTAGAAAGTTACGAGACCATGGATCCGTTTCGGATCGGGATCGTCGAAAAGATAGAACCGAATTCCGATTATATAGAAGATCAATTATTCGTAGAGACTTTCGATCGGATCTTGTATCTTACGAAACGTATCCTTCTGTCGGAAGGAGCCAAGGAAGATCTGATCCTAAGAATGAACGATCTTTGGAACCATCCGTTTCCCGTGGACTTTATCTCTTCTATCTTAAATTTCAATTTTCAGAAAAAGCAGGAAATTCTTGCCCATCCGGATCAGATCGCTAAAGCGCAGTTGCTTGCAAATATTGTTGAAGAAATGAATTTGGGAGAATGA
- the rfaE1 gene encoding D-glycero-beta-D-manno-heptose-7-phosphate kinase, whose protein sequence is MYYLDKNRYLDAASRLGKTKIIVIGDLILDEYLIGEVNRISPEAPVPVVWVRNEKTTLGGAGNVVKNFSRLGVRSFVLGRAGNDQTANVLEDLLLAENTQVDKNKIIRSERVPTILKTRVIAGHQQVCRIDREETHPLSKEEEKELIRVFAERIQESDAVVLSDYDKGTLTPNLIREIIDIAVKHKKIVTVDPQVSHFFQYDQATVMTPNHHEAGKALGIKLESDEQVENAAREIAEKLHSPSMMITRGEKGMSLYLSSEKKIFHIPTVAKEVFDVTGAGDTVISVYTAFLAAGLNELESSIVSNAAAGVVVGKLGAETVSPEELLEALEKRGSFRL, encoded by the coding sequence TTGTATTATTTAGATAAAAACAGATATTTAGACGCCGCCTCCCGCTTGGGAAAAACAAAGATCATCGTGATCGGCGATCTGATCCTAGACGAGTACTTGATCGGAGAAGTGAATCGGATCTCTCCGGAAGCTCCTGTTCCTGTCGTCTGGGTCCGAAATGAAAAAACCACCCTGGGGGGAGCGGGAAACGTAGTAAAAAATTTCTCTCGTCTAGGTGTTCGCTCTTTCGTTCTGGGAAGAGCGGGGAATGACCAGACTGCAAATGTACTAGAAGATCTACTTCTCGCAGAAAACACGCAAGTAGACAAGAACAAGATCATTCGCTCCGAAAGAGTCCCCACCATCTTAAAGACGAGAGTGATCGCAGGCCATCAACAAGTCTGTAGGATCGATCGAGAGGAAACTCATCCTCTCTCAAAAGAAGAAGAGAAGGAACTCATTCGAGTCTTTGCAGAAAGGATACAAGAATCGGATGCAGTCGTTCTATCGGATTACGATAAAGGAACTCTGACTCCCAATCTGATCCGAGAGATCATTGATATTGCCGTAAAACATAAGAAGATCGTAACCGTAGATCCTCAGGTCTCTCATTTCTTCCAATATGATCAAGCCACGGTCATGACCCCGAACCATCATGAAGCAGGGAAGGCACTCGGGATCAAATTAGAATCCGACGAGCAAGTCGAAAATGCCGCAAGAGAGATCGCGGAGAAATTGCATTCTCCTTCTATGATGATCACTAGAGGGGAGAAGGGAATGAGCCTGTATCTTTCTTCTGAAAAAAAGATCTTTCATATTCCCACAGTGGCCAAGGAAGTATTCGATGTTACCGGTGCTGGAGATACTGTGATCTCCGTGTACACAGCTTTTCTTGCCGCGGGATTAAACGAATTAGAGTCCTCAATCGTTTCGAATGCTGCCGCTGGAGTAGTAGTCGGAAAACTGGGAGCGGAAACCGTTTCTCCGGAAGAACTCTTAGAAGCTTTGGAAAAAAGAGGAAGCTTTCGCCTGTGA
- the rfaE2 gene encoding D-glycero-beta-D-manno-heptose 1-phosphate adenylyltransferase, with the protein MNSFSQCLEKIIPFSEAKQVSEKIRKEKKIVFTNGVFDLVHKGHLTYLAQARDLGDCLWVGLNSDSSVKRLKGPERPVNPEEDRALLLSCLSFVDFITVFTEDTPLSLISQVAPHIHSKGGDYNIEALPETPLVRSLGGEVQILPFVEGFSSTELIRRIRENK; encoded by the coding sequence GTGAATTCCTTCTCCCAATGTTTGGAAAAGATCATTCCCTTCTCGGAAGCCAAACAGGTCTCCGAGAAGATCCGCAAAGAGAAGAAGATCGTTTTCACGAACGGAGTATTCGACCTGGTGCACAAGGGTCATCTTACCTATCTTGCGCAGGCAAGGGATCTAGGGGATTGTCTTTGGGTGGGATTGAATTCGGATAGCTCTGTGAAGAGACTCAAAGGTCCGGAACGACCGGTAAATCCGGAAGAGGACCGGGCCCTTCTTCTTTCCTGCCTGAGTTTTGTGGATTTTATCACTGTGTTTACGGAAGATACCCCTCTTTCTCTTATCTCACAGGTGGCTCCTCATATCCACAGTAAGGGCGGAGATTATAATATAGAAGCCTTGCCCGAGACCCCCCTAGTCCGTAGCCTAGGAGGAGAGGTCCAAATCCTTCCTTTTGTAGAGGGATTCTCCAGCACAGAGCTCATCCGCAGGATCCGAGAAAACAAGTAA
- a CDS encoding CTP synthase: MSKTKFIFVTGGVCSSLGKGVSAAALGCLLESRGYTVSLQKMDPYINIDPGTMSPYQHGEVYVTEDGAETDLDLGYYERFTKSKFTRKNSVSTGQIYNTVIQRERKGDYLGRTVQVVPHITNEIRNRIYTLARENATDFVIVEIGGTVGDIESIPFLEAIRQMRYEHGSTHVLFIHVTLVPTITVAGEAKTKPTQHSVKELLALGIQPDILICRVNQPMPKEMKSKISSFCNVKEENVISASDISTSIYEIPKMYKEEKLDQVVLKTLGMELGKSNFTEWEKIIKSLESAKHTVKVAVVGKYISLHDAYRSVYESLSHGGIANEANVEFIKVDPEKLDKTNVKDVLKFADGILVPGGFGDRGIEGKIAAIQYARTKGVPFFGICLGMQCAVIEYARNVVGLKEANSTEFRPDSPDPVISLIEEQMEIDQMGGTMRLGSYPCKIKKNTLAFAEYKQELIYERHRHRFEFTNRYKARFEEKGLVFSGISPDENLIEIVEIPEHPWFIGVQFHPEFTGKPTKPHPLFAGFIRAAVKFSRKA; this comes from the coding sequence TTGTCCAAGACTAAATTTATTTTCGTGACCGGGGGAGTTTGTTCCTCCTTGGGTAAGGGCGTTTCTGCGGCGGCGTTGGGATGTCTTCTGGAAAGCAGGGGATATACGGTTTCCCTCCAAAAAATGGACCCTTATATCAATATTGATCCGGGAACCATGAGCCCTTACCAACATGGTGAGGTGTATGTGACCGAGGATGGTGCGGAAACGGACCTGGATCTAGGCTATTACGAGAGATTCACCAAGTCCAAATTCACCCGTAAGAACTCCGTATCGACAGGACAAATTTATAATACGGTTATCCAAAGAGAAAGAAAGGGAGATTATTTGGGAAGGACCGTACAAGTGGTTCCCCATATCACCAATGAGATCCGAAACAGGATCTATACTCTTGCTAGAGAAAATGCCACAGACTTCGTGATCGTTGAGATCGGTGGAACCGTAGGTGACATTGAATCCATTCCTTTCTTAGAAGCGATCCGTCAGATGAGATACGAGCATGGCTCGACTCATGTCCTATTCATTCACGTTACCCTAGTTCCTACCATTACGGTTGCAGGAGAAGCTAAGACAAAACCTACCCAGCACTCCGTAAAAGAACTCTTAGCTCTTGGGATCCAGCCGGATATATTGATCTGTCGCGTAAACCAACCCATGCCTAAGGAGATGAAGAGTAAGATCTCCTCCTTCTGTAACGTGAAGGAAGAAAATGTGATCTCCGCTTCCGATATCAGTACTTCTATTTATGAAATCCCTAAGATGTACAAGGAAGAGAAGTTGGATCAGGTGGTCCTGAAAACTCTCGGAATGGAACTTGGAAAATCCAATTTCACTGAATGGGAAAAGATCATCAAGAGCCTGGAGTCTGCGAAACATACCGTAAAGGTTGCGGTCGTAGGAAAGTATATCTCTCTACATGACGCGTATCGTTCCGTTTACGAAAGCCTTTCTCATGGAGGGATCGCAAACGAAGCCAATGTGGAATTCATCAAAGTAGATCCTGAAAAACTGGATAAGACGAATGTGAAAGATGTTTTAAAATTCGCAGACGGGATCCTGGTCCCAGGCGGATTCGGAGACAGAGGGATCGAAGGAAAGATCGCGGCCATCCAGTATGCAAGAACTAAGGGAGTCCCATTCTTCGGGATCTGTTTAGGAATGCAATGTGCAGTGATCGAATATGCAAGGAATGTAGTAGGGCTGAAGGAAGCCAACTCCACTGAGTTCCGTCCGGATTCTCCGGACCCAGTCATTTCTCTTATTGAAGAGCAGATGGAGATCGATCAGATGGGTGGGACTATGCGCTTGGGTTCTTATCCTTGCAAGATCAAGAAGAACACATTAGCATTTGCCGAATACAAACAAGAGTTGATCTACGAGAGACATAGACATAGATTCGAGTTCACGAACAGATACAAGGCAAGATTCGAAGAGAAAGGACTCGTATTCTCAGGTATTTCTCCGGATGAAAACCTGATTGAAATCGTGGAAATTCCGGAACATCCTTGGTTCATAGGAGTGCAATTCCATCCGGAGTTTACAGGGAAACCTACAAAACCGCATCCTCTATTCGCCGGATTCATCCGTGCGGCCGTCAAATTTTCAAGGAAGGCATAA
- the kdsA gene encoding 3-deoxy-8-phosphooctulonate synthase, with protein sequence MSDKTAQERDFLNGTKIGGSNPFFLIAGPCVMENRDLLEKVCAEMQEICSELKIPYVFKSSFDKANRSSVHSYRGPGLTEGIKNLEFIKKKFNVPVLTDIHETSQITPLQDVLDIYQIPAFLSRQTDLISESAKTGKWVNVKKGQFLAPQDCRHIKSKIQESGSEKYIVTERGSSFGYGNLVFDGRTVPILHSYDIPVIFDATHSAQLPGAAGNITGGQREFIPSMVRSAVALGIEGIFMEVHPDPAKALSDATTQYPLSEVKSLLKELIGLDRYVKQEILNRNN encoded by the coding sequence ATGAGCGATAAAACCGCCCAAGAAAGGGACTTTTTAAACGGAACTAAGATCGGAGGAAGCAATCCTTTCTTCCTGATCGCAGGTCCCTGTGTGATGGAAAACAGAGATCTTCTAGAGAAAGTTTGTGCGGAGATGCAAGAGATCTGTTCCGAATTAAAGATCCCTTATGTATTCAAAAGTAGTTTCGATAAGGCGAATCGCTCTTCCGTTCATTCTTACAGAGGTCCTGGACTCACAGAAGGGATCAAGAACCTAGAATTCATTAAGAAGAAGTTCAATGTCCCTGTTCTCACCGATATTCATGAAACATCTCAAATTACTCCCTTGCAGGACGTTCTGGATATCTATCAGATCCCTGCCTTCTTATCCAGACAAACGGATCTGATCTCAGAGTCGGCCAAAACAGGCAAGTGGGTGAATGTTAAGAAGGGACAATTCTTAGCTCCTCAAGATTGCAGACATATCAAGAGCAAGATACAGGAATCCGGCTCCGAGAAATACATTGTGACCGAAAGAGGTAGCAGCTTCGGATATGGAAACCTAGTATTTGATGGAAGAACGGTACCTATATTACATAGTTATGATATTCCTGTGATCTTCGATGCGACTCATTCCGCTCAACTTCCCGGCGCTGCTGGAAATATTACCGGCGGACAAAGAGAATTTATTCCGAGTATGGTACGAAGCGCAGTCGCCCTGGGAATAGAGGGTATCTTTATGGAAGTGCATCCGGATCCTGCTAAGGCTCTATCAGACGCTACCACTCAGTATCCGTTATCCGAAGTGAAATCTTTATTGAAGGAATTGATCGGTTTAGATCGGTACGTGAAGCAGGAAATCCTAAACCGCAATAACTAG